In the Acropora muricata isolate sample 2 chromosome 1, ASM3666990v1, whole genome shotgun sequence genome, one interval contains:
- the LOC136931617 gene encoding gamma-aminobutyric acid type B receptor subunit 2-like produces MTRGRIFFTFLYLAVANCLYSKETLALQTLHIGALVPFDVTNERDKRMTADLILPMVEIALEDIERKALLPGYLLQLHVNDTQCRTDHASRALFELIHKKPTKIALIGAACSEVSERIAEEAKTWNLLMVSYGSTSPILQNREKYPLFYRTIPSDAACNKGLISLLKKFKWRQVGIIGKTDINHSQTTANLREELEKSDINILTSETFTDDPTAQVKSLKEKDVRIIIGNFDEKSARRVFCQAYQVSLYGSRYAWILPGWYRNKWWKSELIEDSLSCTESEMNEAVRGYIACDSLRMSPAKGITVSGQTPEKLNHLYQEKNTEKKSLKNTDAGFAYDAVWTIAVALNRTEQYFRSINSDHSIGNFNYADSQTVEHLITAIQQTKFTGVTGPVEFERNGDRRGFMKIEQLQGEEEQTVLFYLSQNDSLIAVKGSEFYWQGSGPPSDQAKLILELMTISPILYGVMCTITILCIILAVCFLAFNIRLRHYRYIQMSSPRLNDTIIVGCIAMYLSVFLFGLDGKLLSSSQYSVNCQARIWLASLGFTTAFGAMFAKTWRVYVIFTNAKLRKKVIEDGRLFLFVGALLLVDVFTLSLWTALDTQTRTLYNGTMERGTEFDTIPQWEYCDCRHKNIWFGVLFASKGLLLLFGVFLAWETRHVKIPALNDSRHVGLSVYNVVILSVVGVPTAFMIGHAHNVTFSLTAAFILFCTTVTLCLVFVPKFIAVKRDPSVLNTSGATSTTASQGSGESCTSHDKGIKGAKYIALAAENSNLKNLIAEKEEQIGSLEVRLRTSGVPVECIRRLSLAMASKRTREGKHASSPTLNVRGDRDSGGSIHIDVKDDGAVCTGEKKTVDKVPVPSSPRQSNSSSQFNIDENIFPGNVLAKAASTHKTNQFSLIPRMHDGVPQIQQNEPQEAHYNAGIFMETSNSPTTEISKVNTTEIPFYKDPPKGDTCSSVSSIKARYGKPKRETSSEKEKTADSNSNVSPAIKEIKRKGSTVLVSKSRSGETCFQVKTPADLKRSSHTEEITV; encoded by the exons ATGACTAGAGGGCGCATTTTCTTCACATTCCTGTATCTCGCAGTAGCAAATTGTCTCTATTCTAAAGAAACTCTTGCGCTGCAAACATTACACATCGGGGCTTTGGTTCCATTCGATGTCACCAatgaaagagataaaagaaTGACAGCAGACTTGATACTACCAATGGTCGAAATTGCCTTGGAGGATATTGAAAGAAAAGCTCTATTGCCAGGATATCTGCTGCAACTACATGTCAATGACACTCAG TGTAGAACAGACCATGCATCGCGGGCCCTGTTTGAACTAATCCACAAAAAACCAACAAAGATAGCTTTGATCGGTGCTGCATGTTCAGAGGTATCGGAGAGGATAGCAGAAGAGGCCAAGACTTGGAACCTCCTTATG GTATCTTACGGCTCAACTTCGCCGATATTGCAAAACAGGGAAAAATATCCACTATTCTACAGAACAATACCGTCAGACGCAGCGTGCAACAAAGGTCTTATTTCCCTGTTAAAGAAATTTAAGTGGAGACAAGTTGGTATCATCGGAAAGACAGACATAAATCATTCTCAA ACAACTGCTAACTTACGAGAAGAACTGGAAAAGTCAGATATTAACATTCTCACATCCGAAACATTTACTGACGATCCCACCGCACAAGTGAAGAGCTTGAAG GAGAAAGATGTGCGGATAATTATCGGGAACTTTGATGAGAAGAGCGCAAGGAGAGTATTTTGTCAG GCATACCAAGTGAGTTTGTACGGTAGTCGCTATGCATGGATCTTACCAGGATGGTACCGAAACAAATGGTGGAAATCAGAATTGATAGAAGACTCTTTGTCTTGCACCGAGAGTGAGATGAATGAAGCCGTTAGAGGATACATAGCTTGCGACAGTCTGAGGATGAGTCCGGCAAAAGGAATCACGGTGTCAGGGCAG ACTCCCGAAAAGCTTAATCACTTATACCAAGAGAAAAACACTGAGAAGAAATCTCTGAAGAACACAGATGCTGGATTCGCATACGATGCCGTGTGGACAATTGCAGTCGCACTCAACAGAACTGAACAATACTTCAGATCCATTAATTCTGATCATTCCATAGGCAACTTCAATTATGCCGATAGCCAAACTGTGGAACACTTAATAACGGCGATACAGCAGACAAAGTTCACTGGTGTTACG GGGCCAGTGGAGTTTGAACGTAATGGTGATCGAAGAGGTTTCATGAAGATTGAACAGCTACAAG GTGAAGAAGAACAAACAGTATTGTTTTATCTTTCACAAAATGACAGTCTAATTGCTGTAAAAGGATCTGAGTTTTACTGGCAAG GTAGTGGACCACCTTCTGACCAAGCAAAGCTAATACTTGAATTGATGACTATATCTCCAATCCTTTACGGAGTCATGTGTACTATTACTATTCTTTGCATCATCCTAGCTGTTTGTTTTCTGGCTTTTAATATCAGGCTTCGTCATTACAG GTACATTCAAATGTCCAGTCCAAGGCTCAATGATACTATTATTGTTGGATGTATAGCAATGTATTTATCTGTTTTCCTGTTTGGATTGGATGGGAAGCTTCTATCTTCATCTCAGTACTCTGTCAATTGCCAG GCAAGAATATGGCTTGCTTCGCTTGGTTTCACCACAGCATTTGGGGCTATGTTCGCAAAGACATGGAGAGTATACGTCATTTTTACAAATGCGAAACTACGAAAAAAG GTAATCGAAGATGGCCGACTTTTTCTGTTTGTTGGTGCGCTCCTGTTGGTAGATGTTTTCACCTTAAGTTTGTGGACTGCACTGGACACTCAAACAAGAACGCTATATAACGGAACCATGGAG CGTGGCACTGAGTTCGACACTATACCACAATGGGAATACTGTGACTGCCGACACAAGAACATCTGGTTTGGTGTGTTATTTGCCAGCAAAGGGCTCCTTCTCCTGTTCGGTGTCTTTCTTGCGTGGGAAACACGTCATGTGAAGATTCCTGCCCTGAACGACTCGCGCCATGTTGGACTGTCCGTGTACAATGTCGTCATACTGAGCGTTGTTGGTGTCCCTACTGCATTTATGATTGGACATGCGCACAATGTTACCTTTTCTCTCACTGCTGCATTTATTTTATTCTGTACGACTGTAACGCTATGCTTGGTTTTCGTTCCAAAG TTCATAGCAGTGAAGCGTGATCCCAGTGTTCTTAACACCAGTGGAGCTACAAGTACCACAGCGAGTCAGGGGAGCGGTGAATCGTGTACATCTCACGATAAAGGGATCAAGGGTGCAAAGTATATCGCCCTGGCGGCGGAAAATTCCAATCTGAAGAACTTGATAGCTGAG aaaGAAGAGCAAATCGGTAGTCTAGAAGTGCGCCTAAGGACAAGCGGAGTCCCTGTGGAGTGCATTCGCAGATTGTCCTTGGCCATGGCGAGTAAGCGCACACGGGAAGGCAAGCATGCGTCCTCTCCCACTCTGAACGTTAGGGGTGACAG GGATTCCGGAGGAAGTATTCACATTGACGTAAAGGACGATGGAGCTGTGTGCACCGGAGAAAAGAAAACTGTAG ACAAAGTGCCTGTACCATCCTCACCAAGACAGTCAAATTCTTCTTCGCAATTCAATATCGATGAAAACATCTTTCCGGGAAATGTCCTTGCAAAGGCAGCCAGCACTCACAAAACTAATCAATTCTCCCTTATTCCTCGGATGCATGACGGTGTCCCACAAATTCAGCAAAACGAGCCTCAAGAAGCTCATTACAATGCAGGGATTTTCATGGAAACGAGCAATTCTCCCACAACGGAGATTTCCAAGGTCAACACAACGGAAATTCCATTTTATAAGGATCCTCCAAAAGGAGATACCTGCTCTTCCGTGTCTTCTATAAAAGCAAGATATGGTAAACCAAAGAGAGAAACGAGTTCTGAGAAAGAAAAGACAGCAGATTCAAACTCAAATGTTTCACCGGCAATCAAAGAGATTAAACGTAAAGGAAGCACAGTCCTCGTCTCTAAATCACGATCGGGTGAAACGTGTTTTCAAGTGAAAACTCCTGCAGACTTGAAGAGAAGCAGCCATACTGAGGAAATAACTGTCTGA
- the LOC136931752 gene encoding oligoribonuclease, mitochondrial-like translates to MSFSTIFRLSLSRGCRSFLAINSSPIRFFSQNDPTDTMTHKRLVWVDLEMTGLDVEKCHIIEMACLITDENLNVIQEGPEVVIHQPDSALDAMDKWCTKHHGESGLTAAVKASKISLEQAEETFLDFVKLHTPPKKCPLAGNSVHADRRFLEKYMPRFMDHLHYRIVDVSTIKELCWRWYPKTYQQVPEKTEKHRALEDIKESIAELQFYKQAIFK, encoded by the exons ATGTCATTTTCCACGATTTTTCGGCTTTCACTTTCTAGAGGCTGTCGCAGTTTTTTGGCAATTAATTCCTCACCAATTAGATTTTTCTCACAGAATGATCCAACTGATACAATGACGCATAAAAGGCTTGTGTGGGTAGATTTGGAG ATGACTG GTCTGGATGTTGAAAAATGTCACATTATAGAAATGGCCTGCCTTATTACGGATGAAAACCTCAATGTCATCCAAGAG GGACCTGAGGTGGTCATTCATCAACCTGATTCTGCATTGGATGCAATGGATAAGTGGTGCACTAAACATCATGGAGAG TCTGGTTTAACAGCTGCAGTAAAAGCTTCCAAAATCAGCTTAGAACAAGCTGAAGAAACCTTTTTGGATTTTGTAAAGCTGCACACCCCACCGAAAAAGTGCCCTTTGGCTGGAAACAGTGTTCATGCCGACAGAAGATTCCTGGAAAAGTATATGCCACGATTTATGGACCATCTTCATTACAGAATTGTGGATGTCAGTACAATTAAGGAGCTTTGCTG GAGATGGTACCCAAAAACATACCAGCAGGTTCCAGAAAAGACGGAAAAGCACAG GGCACTAGAGGACATCAAGGAAAGCATCGCTGAACTGCAATTTTACAAGCAGGCGATATTTAAGTAA
- the LOC136931680 gene encoding histamine H2 receptor-like, protein MSNTTGGVFSTPAFSEACEDFPLRVNMVPYSPDSKTFTVTLFTCIFIGLVCPCAIATNVLVFLGILRKSELRTVYNASILFLVSTDLLTAFITMPTFIVYQATKLTNPEKDFSCVALALYTFTTFLFTGLWVVTVILIILERYLAIFHPYKYRNHLTKGRIAVTISITWILWIVFITHTRLSPMAGADMYSAITASMLIPCILLTSIVYCKVYVLTRRMRISIGNELSAPRNAEVIQETKSFRTVAYLAGAVVLCFVPTLALVVLYRSQTVSQNYFYHLLYPLTDAAVLLTPICDPIIYVRRSNNVRRSIRELLRQRNTSRPQSQRGTLTEPTAMTGV, encoded by the coding sequence ATGTCGAATACAACCGGCGGCGTGTTTTCAACGCCTGCTTTTTCAGAAGCTTGTGAAGACTTCCCACTAAGGGTCAATATGGTTCCGTATAGCCCCGACAGCAAAACGTTCACCGTGACTTtgttcacttgtattttcatcGGATTAGTGTGCCCTTGTGCTATCGCAACAAACGTATTGGTTTTCCTCGGAATTCTGCGAAAGTCAGAACTTCGCACCGTTTACAATGCGTCGATTCTGTTCCTCGTATCCACTGATCTTTTAACAGCCTTCATCACGATGCCAACATTCATCGTGTACCAAGCAACCAAGTTGACGAACCCAGAAAAAGACTTCTCCTGCGTTGCCCTCGCGTTGTACACCTTCACAACATTTCTCTTCACCGGCCTTTGGGTAGTAACTGTAATCCTGATCATACTAGAGAGGTATCTTGCAATTTTCCATCCATACAAATATCGTAATCACCTTACTAAGGGCCGAATAGCTGTTACCATTTCAATTACATGGATTTTATGGATTGTGTTTATCACACACACGCGGCTCTCGCCTATGGCTGGTGCCGACATGTACAGCGCTATAACAGCTTCCATGTTGATTCCATGCATTTTGCTTACTTCCATTGTCTATTGTAAAGTTTATGTGTTGACAAGGCGCATGCGAATTAGTATAGGAAACGAATTGTCAGCGCCACGAAACGCAGAGGTTATTCAAGAAACCAAATCCTTCAGAACTGTGGCTTACTTAGCGGGGGCTGTGGTGCTTTGCTTTGTACCAACGCTTGCTCTTGTGGTCCTGTATCGATCCCAAACGGTCAGCCAGAATTACTTTTATCACCTACTATACCCTCTGACAGATGCAGCAGTATTGCTTACTCCCATTTGCGACCCCATTATCTACGTACGGCGAAGTAACAATGTAAGAAGGAGTATTCGCGAGTTGTTGCGGCAAAGAAACACGTCGAGGCCTCAAAGCCAACGAGGGACGCTTACAGAACCAACAGCAATGACGGGTGTTTAG
- the LOC136931670 gene encoding leucine-rich repeat-containing protein 58-like, whose product MSVRIDSMIAMDKGENNEGGGRPELEECDLNLANRSLDSLPDDVHVRNNLPHAYKITSLNLVGNRVPVLPDSLSNFINLKVLDVSGNGLAYITPRIGDLRHLRSFVAKNNNLEDLPKEFSQLLALEHLNLSGNRFESFFPQMFELVSLKCLLFGGNRVDVIPQDIQNLQRLEILYLGGNQLSSVPNELGTLRRLRALNLCDNKIESLPSTLVKLTHLQSLHLHNNRLTTLPVELVKLRNLEELSLRENPLVVRFVRDMAFNPPTLLELSGRFIKNSGLKYSFSDLPSQLLQYLNSARRCVNPCCKGVYFDARVKHIKFVDFCGKYRLPLEQYLCSPHEGERWDDFTSSSSEDEVDGVPRERLRKVLLG is encoded by the exons ATGAGTGTACGAATAGATTCAATGATAGCCATGGATAAAGGAGAAAACAATGAAGGAGGAGGACGACCAGAATTAGAGGAGTGTGATCTGAATCTAGCTAATCGTTCCCTCGACTCGCTTCCAGATGATGTTCATGTTCGTAACAATTTACCTCATGCTTACAAAATCACTTCGCTGAATCTCGTGGGAAACCGCGTTCCTGTTCTTCCTGACTCCTTGAGCAACTTTATTAACCTGAAAGTTTTGGATGTATCGGGAAACGGCTTGGCTTACATAACGCCAAGAATCGGCGACCTTCGCCATCTGAGATCGTTTGTGGCCAAGAATAATAACCTCGAAGATTTACCCAAAGAGTTTTCACAGCTTCTTGCTTTGGAACATCTTAATTTAAGTGGGAACAGATTTGAATCATTTTTTCCTCAGATGTTCGAACTAGTGTCTTTGAAATGTCTTCTTTTTGGAGGCAACCGAGTGGATGTTATTCCACAAGATATTCAAAATCTACAAAG GTTGGAAATTTTATATCTTGGAGGGAATCAACTCTCATCTGTCCCAAATGAACTGGGAACCTTACGCAGGTTGAGAGCTCTCAATCTCTGTGATAACAAGATAGAGTCTCTGCCTTCAACACTAGTGAAGCTTACTCATTTGCAATCCTTGCACCTACACAACAACAGACTCACAACTTTGCCTGTTGAACTGGTGAAACTACGCAATCTTGAGGAGCTTAGTCTACGTGAAAATCCACTTGTTGTGCGATTTGTGAGGGACATGGCATTTAATCCACCAACATTACTAGAACTTAGTGGCAGGTTTATTAAAAACAGTGGATTGAAATACTCCTTCAGTGATCTTCCATCTCAGTTACTGCAATATCTGAACAGTGCTCGGAGATGTGTTAATCCATGCTGCAAGGGAGTCTATTTTGATGCACGTGTAAAACATATAAAATTTGTAGACTTTTGCGGCAAGTATCGTTTGCCTCTTGAGCAATATCTTTGCTCACCTCATGAAGGCGAAAGGTGGGATGATTTTACTTCTAGTAGCAGTGAAGATGAGGTAGATGGAGTCCCACGTGAACGATTAAGAAAGGTCCTCTTGGGGTAG
- the LOC136931725 gene encoding neuromedin-U receptor 2-like, with translation MVSNFSSSLSNSSSSIRRTLKCDILDASLAVQIAQFVALSLTLLISLAGNILILLTLIKRQELRKTMNCFILNMAVSDLLYPLSIIPVRLIEIVSNSRHWHITGTAGLIFCKAIRYMEHLSISVSVQSLMWIALDRFMAVVLPLKAFLISLRFRITAILFSWIVAMISNSGDLFSYGLVKDNHETRCDYLKNKTNWNFINGKAHIYIFHVLPIIALTISYGVVAVTLRKQDKMLGAARINTTNYQRKRRAIRMSFCIMAAFCICTVPLTAQNVIDLYEISVPCDVYRPLRFISYLIFYFSSAINPIICFAFVGKYADTLKNIFKLPLNSFLNRRSRTKNRKITDQGDGIVLQSLRVSLELTEI, from the coding sequence atggtTTCTAACTTTTCTTCAAGTCTGAGCAACTCCTCGTCATCAATCAGGCGTACCCTGAAATGCGATATACTAGATGCTTCTCTAGCGGTTCAGATTGCCCAGTTTGTTGCTCTGTCACTCACCTTATTGATAAGTTTAGCTGGGAACATTTTGATCCTTCTAACATTAATCAAACGCCAAGAACTAAGAAAGACCATGAACTGTTTTATTCTGAATATGGCAGTGTCAGACCTGCTATACCCATTATCAATTATTCCAGTGCGTTTGATAGAAATCGTCTCCAATTCAAGGCATTGGCACATCACTGGAACCGCGGGGCTGATCTTTTGCAAGGCAATTCGCTATATGGAACATCTTTCTATCTCTGTATCTGTACAAAGCTTAATGTGGATCGCATTGGATCGTTTTATGGCGGTAGTGCTGCCCTTGAAAGCCTTTCTAATCTCCTTGAGATTTCGAATTACGGCTATACTTTTTTCATGGATCGTGGCCATGATCTCAAACTCAGGGGATTTGTTCTCGTATGGGCTCGTTAAAGACAATCATGAAACTCGTTGTGATTATTTAAAAAACAAGACTAACTGGAACTTCATAAATGGTAAAGCACATATCTATATTTTTCATGTTCTGCCAATTATTGCTTTAACAATTTCCTACGGCGTCGTAGCAGTCACTCTtagaaaacaagacaaaatgCTGGGCGCGGCAAGAATAAATACCACGAACTATCAAAGAAAGCGACGAGCGATAAGGATGAGCTTTTGCATTATGGCTGCATTTTGTATTTGCACTGTTCCACTTACAGCTCAAAACGTCATTGACTTGTACGAAATTTCAGTACCTTGTGATGTGTACAGACCGCTGCGGTTCATTTCGTATCTCATTTTTTACTTCTCCTCTGCAATCAATCCTATCATTTGTTTCGCATTTGTGGGAAAATACGCTGACACCCTAAAAAATATCTTCAAATTGCCTCTCAATTCTTTTCTGAACAGACGTTCAAGGACGAAGAACAGGAAAATCACGGATCAAGGAGATGGAATTGTTTTACAAAGTCTCAGAGTCTCTTTAGAACTAAccgaaatttaa
- the LOC136931733 gene encoding neuropeptide Y receptor type 1-like: MTLFLDRSNNNLSSNNQNVKCDIFDNSPLVKTTVMLALSVVILMNLVGNTLIIITVYKHKELRRTVNYFIVNVAFSDLIYALCDISVEATNMAKSSIQWLITGTAGLVFCKLTYYMGHISVSVSVGSCIWIALDRFVAVVLPMKAHLLSTRFRTYAIVSTWLAAIAVNLPDMFAYELAYDKHTKETSCKSVSNDTWSFMDGETHLYLIHVFPMAVLALLYCLIAVMLRKKDKTLSGANSKTKMNPRKRRAFRMSLCILAAFYICTLPITVQNTFQQYNIKLPCKAEKPLSFIGNLMFFLSTSINPVICFAFIGSYRNGLREIVHSWLDFCGCQRSREKNPETARIKRITPQNVRFIMETGV, from the coding sequence ATGACATTGTTCCTTGATAGATCGAACAACAACCTCTCTTCTAACAACCAAAACGTGAAGTGTGACATTTTTGACAATTCTCCACTTGTGAAAACCACCGTAATGCTCGCCTTATCAGTTGTCATTTTGATGAATCTTGTGGGAAACACCTTGATCATAATCACTGTGTATAAACACAAGGAACTAAGAAGgactgttaattattttatcgTCAATGTGGCATTTTCTGATCTGATTTATGCACTTTGCGATATATCAGTGGAGGCGACAAACATGGCAAAGAGTTCAATCCAATGGCTCATCACTGGAACTGCAGGCTTAGTTTTCTGCAAGTTAACTTACTACATGGGACACATCTCAGTATCTGTGTCAGTGGGAAGCTGTATTTGGATCGCATTGGATCGCTTTGTGGCAGTTGTTCTACCAATGAAAGCACATCTTCTTTCGACGAGATTTCGTACTTATGCTATAGTGTCTACATGGTTAGCAGCAATCGCAGTAAATTTACCAGATATGTTCGCGTATGAATTAGCTTATGATAAGCATACCAAGGAAACTTCCTGTAAATCTGTTAGCAATGATACCTGGTCATTCATGGACGGTGAAACACACCTCTATCTAATTCACGTTTTTCCCATGGCTGTCCTGGCGTTATTATATTGTTTAATAGCAGTGATGctgagaaaaaaagacaaaacgcTGAGCGGCGCTAACTCGAAGACTAAGATGAATCCCAGAAAAAGACGAGCCTTTAGAATGAGTCTATGCATTCTTGCTGCATTTTACATCTGTACCCTACCAATAACAGTGCAAAACACTTTTCAGCAGTATAACATTAAATTACCTTGCAAAGCGGAGAAACCACTGTCATTTATTGGCAATCTCATGTTTTTCCTTTCGACTTCAATCAACCCTGTGATCTGTTTCGCATTCATTGGAAGTTACCGCAACGGATTGAGGGAAATTGTTCATTCGTGGTTGGATTTTTGCGGGTGCCAACGTTCAAGAGAGAAAAATCCGGAAACCGCACGCATAAAGAGAATTACTCCTCAGAACGTCAGATTCATAATGGAGACCGGGGTTTAA